The genomic region CACTGTGGGCTGGGCATGGTCCAGCACAAAACACTCCGCCCTCATGGCTCCAGCCCGCCCCAAAGAAGGCGCTGTGAGCCCCCGACCGACCAGTGGTACCAATGAGGGCAGCTGACCCAGCCCAGGTGAGAAGGGTGTCCCCGGAGGGGATGGGCATCTCTGGGGGGCTGGGACCACTGGCCTCTCCTGGGTACCCTCTGAGGAGGCCAGGTTCCCATCACAGCTCTGTCATGGGAGGATTGAGGCCAGGATGACAGGTCTTGGGGGGGGCTGGGACCCTCCATGGGAAGGCGGCTTCCTGCCTCTGGCCACTGAGGACTTCCTCCTGGGTGGGGACAATGCCGGGAAAGGCAAGCTCTGCAGGAAGCCcaggttgctgggggggggggggcgttagAGGGAGGTAGGGGTGACCTCTGTCCCTGTGGAGGTGGCTGACTGCATGGACTCACCCTCCTGAGGAAGAGACGAGATGGCCCAGCTGCACGGGGGACATGTGGGACCTGCTAGTGCTGGTCTCGGGCCCCTCTCCTCAGGCCCCTGCCCTCCTCAGGCCCCTGTCCGCTCCCTCTtctgccaccctccctccctctgtggctcTGCTCCCCCTCCGCACCCCGCGTCTGGCTCTTCCTTGCCTCTGCCCAGAATCCTCTGGGTCTGATGGGCTCACCTGCCCCTTCCTCGGGGCACCTGTGTCACCAGGTCATCCTTCGTGCTCTCTTAGAGCTGTGCGTGTCCTTGAGCGTGAAGGTCGTTATCCACACGGACAGGGCACTTGGAGCCTGAAATAAGCACCATGGAGGCCAGGGATGGGTGGGCGAGGCAGGCGCAGAGAGCTAGGGCCCGCCCTGCAAGGGGCCTTGGCTGGAACGGAGGCAGGAAGCAAGgtcaggggctgggaagaggccCATTCACCAGGCCCACTGCCCCCTGCCCGGGTTAAGAGCCCAGCTTCCCGAGAAAGGCCCACACCTCCGGCCTGGGGAGGGCCTCACCTAGCAGTCCACCTTCCTGTGCTGCCCTTCCCGGCACAAGCCTGGAGCGGGGGATGGGACCAAGGAGAACAGGGCTCTGAGTTCACGCACGTGGACCCTCGCCTCCCCGAGACCTCCGTTTCCCCCCTCTGCTCCagtccctcctcttctgcctccgACAATCGAGACACTGAGAAGAGCCAGGCACAGAGCTCATGGGGTTCAACTCTTCATTGTCTGGCTGCCCCTTCCCTTATTCCCAagccagggaaactgaggcacaagccACACCCTGAGGCCAACCTCAAGCACACCCTCCACCCTCTTCTTTCTGCATGCCTGCTGTGCGCGGGCTCCAGGGTCGCGCGGTGGGCTGCACAGCACACGAGACCCGGCTCCAGGACATGGGAAACGTGGTTTCAGCCACACGACTTCGTTAAGGGCTACAAGGAAAATGCAGTGGGAGAAAGTAAAATTGGGGTAGGGGGAGTGAAGCTGGTTGGCGAAGGCTCTGAGGAGGCAACATTTGGGCAGAGACGGAACAGGGGGAAGGACAGCCACTCCGAGGCCCCGAGGCTTCCGGGTCCCGCGAGGCTCCAGCCCCGGTGAGATTTCGCTCAGGGGTGTCGCTGACCCACCCAGAGTGGGTGCTTGGGGGTATGCGGCCACGAAGGTCCAAGAAATGGGGCCAGGCTGAGGGGCAAGGAGAAAAAGGTGGACAGATTTCCCGGGACTCACTGGTGACGACTGGGAGTGGGCAGGCCGGCCAGAGCCCTTTCCCAGGCTTCCCTGGGGGCCCTCAGTCCCGGTGTGGAGCAGAGCGAGGCAGCTCCCCAACCCTGGGCTCCCAGGACCGCAGCAGCCCTAGCTGTTTCACTGAGGGGAGACAAGCTCAGGGGTAGGCGGTGACTCAGGTCCTTCACCCCCAGAagacccccaccacccccacaagATCCTCACCCTCCAAGGACCACTCTTCCAGGAGGTTCCACTCCCAGGAAACCCCACCCCTCAGAGGACCCTCTCCCCcacaagccccccacccccatgacccCACAAACACACCCTCACCCGCAGGAGGCCCCACCCCAGGAGaacctgccccgcccccaccgcctcCGCACTTCCGCGCGGGACGAAGGGTGCTCTGGTCGCCCCCCGCCCGGCTCCGCGCTCGGGCCGTGGAGGCTGAGACGGCAGGCGAGGCGGCCTGTCTCCGATTTCCGTCCGCTTGGCTCGGACCGCCACCCTCTCCAGTCCCCATCTTCCAACCCTCCGGTCTCTCGGAGCGGAGTCCGCTCACACCTTCCCGCCCCGTCTGTCCTGACCCTGGCCGCGGGGTCCCCGCCaaccctggcccccagcccctgcctctctgtcgCCTCCAGGGTCGGGCGTCAGGGCGGGAAACGCCCCCGGGAAAGCCCCGGGGAGCAGCCGGAGGACGGGGCGGCGGGAAGCAGCCGGGGCACCACTATTTAAGGCGCGGCCGCGGCGGGCGGAGGACAGAATCGGGGCGAGCATGGAGCAGGGTCTCGCCCTCCTGTTTCCCGTCTTCCTGGGGCTCCTCCAGCGAGCCCagggtgagcaggggagggggctccGGCCGAGGGAAGGCTCGCAGCGGGGCGGGGCGCAGTCTGGGGGAAGGGGCGGAGGACCCTACCGTGCGGGGGTCTCGGAGGAGgcccggccgggggcggggggctggggctgggggtgctggggctgggggcgggggcggggctgagaGCGCCGTCTGCCCGCAGGTGGGTCCTTGGAGATGGAGCCTCCGGATTCCGTGGTGGCCGTGTCCTTGGGCGGGTCGCAGCAGCTCACCTGCCGGCTGGCCTGCGCCGACCCCAGGAACCCCATGGTGCAGTGGCGGGGCCTGGACACCAGTCTGGGCACCGTGCGGTCGGACACGCACAGCAGCGTCCTCTCGGTGCACAACGCCTCCCTGTCCGAGGCCGGCACCCGCGTGTGCGTGGGCTCCTGCGGGACCGACACCTTGCTGCGGACCGTGAAGCTCCTGGTGTTCGGTGAGCTTCGTCCCCTCCTGACGCCTGGGCACATTCGGGCCGCCCAGCAGCCCTGTTTTACCTCCAAAACAATACCACCTTTTCCTGGGAGTCTTCCCAGATtgcccacctgccccccccccaaagactGCATCAGCTCCAGCTGAGTCCTCCTGCAACCCACTCCCTCCTCTCCCGTcaaccctcctccccctacctgacccccactctctctgcgtTTGACCTGTCCTCCATACTTGACATTCTAGATACACACGCTGTGGCCACTGGGTCTTCTGGGAACCCAGGCACTAGCAGTCCCCACTCACCTCTTGGCCACACCCCAAGCCCCCTCCTCAGGGCCCAGGACTGACCCTGTGGgctcacccccccacacaccctctgTCCACAGCATTTCCAGACCAGCTGACTGTCTCCCCAGTAACCCTGGTGGCCAGGCGGGACCAAGAGGTGGCCTGCACCGCCCATAACGTCACACCTGCCAACCCCGAGGCCCTCTCCCTATCCCTGCTCCTGGGGGACCAGGAACTGGAGGGGGTGCAGGCCCTGGACTGGGATGTGGAGGAGGAGCCCCAGCAGGGCGAGGACCAGCTGCTCCGAGTAACACAGCGCTGGCTGCTGCCCCCGCTGgagacccccaccccactcaccctCCACTGCCGGGCAACCATGAACCTGCCTGGCCTGAGGCTGAGCCACCAGCGGGCCATTCCAGGTGAGTCTCTGGGGTTCTGGCCAGCCTGCACACAGTGCCCCAGGAAGTAGGTGAattccccccacccagctcctgtGAGCCCTCATGAGTGGTGCCCAGGAGCTCTTCTGGAATCCTGGCTCCGCACCCCCCCACCGTGTCCCCATCTAGACGGGTCACAATATCTACAGTAGGGGGGAGCCCCGAATGCCTCCAGTATGATATTCCTCATGAGTTTATTCAGCTGTTCAACAGGTCCACTGAGCACCTTCCCTGTGTCAGACCCCCTGAGGTCCTGTCCTGCTCTGCTCACAGTCCTCCAGGGCTCCTCCCTCTGGGTAAAAACGCGAACCCTCCTACGTCCACAGGGCCCTGAACCACCTGCCCTCACCGTCTCCCTCTCTCCgccctcactctgctccagccacatgaGCCTCCCAGCTGCTCCTCCAAGAGGTTAGGCTtggtcctgccccaggacctttgcatatgTTCCACCCTCCTCTGGGAATGCTCTTCCCCTAGCTCTGTCCATTGCTCCCTCACTCGCCTTCCCGGTGAGGCTTCTTCCGACCTGTCTAAATGGTCAACCTGTCCTTACTGCCTCTTACACATGGATGTggacacacacatatgcacacacaggaGCCCTTTCTCCTACTGTATGTTTTTTGACACCTTTTAACAATATCTGGCATCCTGcattttctgctcattttctccATTGTCTGTAACCCCTACTGTTGGcttcactgaaaaagaaatatgtctGGTTCATGGCTATGTCCCCAGTGACTACAGTGCCTAGCGCTCAGTAGGTGCTCAACACGTGTTCTGGTTGGATGGATGAGACCACAGTGCCCATCACACAGCAGGTGCACAACCACCACttgctgaatgagtgaacaaGTGAAAACATTTAACTTGGGGCTGAGGACCCAGTAGGTGCTTGGTTCAAGTCAGACattattaatttaacaaacaTCTAAAGTAAGACAAGTGTTGTTCACATCATGAAGCCGCCGGCATCCTCTCACTAAAAAAGCACAAATTCCTTCTCCATGAAACTCGTTACTGTCCTTGGGGCCGTCAGGTGTGGGGATGCAGCAAGAGAGCTCCCAGTGGAcaggaagtgggggcagggagggcgcgGTGGGAGCACGCAGAGAGGCCTCTGGATTTGAAAGACGTTTCATGGTAGGGTGTACAAATCCCTCGGATCCTCAGTCTCCCGGGCTGTACCACCAAGGACGGAGCAGCCTTCTGTTTGCCAGGGagcacttcccctcccccacctcccagtccTGTAGTTTGTAAAGCCCAGTACCGCCTCACCCTGCACTTGGATCAGTCTCTGTGGCCGCTCCCAGGATGGGTGGTTCACACCCCCTCCACGTTGAGGAAACTGAAACGCAGACGTTCGGAAACTCactcagagtggggaggggaccaAGGCAGACCCTGACCCCGCTCCTCCCCACTGGGATACCCTTCCATTTGTCCAAGAGGCCCCGGGTGGGGCTTCAGCCCTTCTGGTCCAACTCTGTGGTCTAAATAGAGAGACGAACAGAAGAGGAGCCTGGGGCAGGAGAAAACCCAACACCCTGTTTTCCAGTCCTGCACAGCCTGACCTCCCCGGAGCCCCCTGTCGAGACCTCTCCCGAGGCCACCCCAGAGCTGAGCTCCACTAGCAGCTCCAGGAGTCCTGGACCCCCACCCAGGAACAGCAGCTCCGGGAGTCCTGGACCCCCACCAGGGAACAGCTCCAACCGGCCCTGCCGCCCAGAGATCCAC from Mustela erminea isolate mMusErm1 chromosome 1, mMusErm1.Pri, whole genome shotgun sequence harbors:
- the MADCAM1 gene encoding mucosal addressin cell adhesion molecule 1 isoform X2 produces the protein MEQGLALLFPVFLGLLQRAQGGSLEMEPPDSVVAVSLGGSQQLTCRLACADPRNPMVQWRGLDTSLGTVRSDTHSSVLSVHNASLSEAGTRVCVGSCGTDTLLRTVKLLVFVTLVARRDQEVACTAHNVTPANPEALSLSLLLGDQELEGVQALDWDVEEEPQQGEDQLLRVTQRWLLPPLETPTPLTLHCRATMNLPGLRLSHQRAIPVLHSLTSPEPPVETSPEATPELSSTSSSRSPGPPPRNSSSGSPGPPPGNSSNRPCRPEIHQSPAAGGLELLCQALCDPGVAVGWTQAPGGLEAYQRREAGAQAWLSVPWAGCCSEGWFQCRLDPGGQMASLYLVPEICCQTTPPALWTGSLVLGLLFLGFLAHRLRKRCRPAQ
- the MADCAM1 gene encoding mucosal addressin cell adhesion molecule 1 isoform X1 — protein: MEQGLALLFPVFLGLLQRAQGGSLEMEPPDSVVAVSLGGSQQLTCRLACADPRNPMVQWRGLDTSLGTVRSDTHSSVLSVHNASLSEAGTRVCVGSCGTDTLLRTVKLLVFAFPDQLTVSPVTLVARRDQEVACTAHNVTPANPEALSLSLLLGDQELEGVQALDWDVEEEPQQGEDQLLRVTQRWLLPPLETPTPLTLHCRATMNLPGLRLSHQRAIPVLHSLTSPEPPVETSPEATPELSSTSSSRSPGPPPRNSSSGSPGPPPGNSSNRPCRPEIHQSPAAGGLELLCQALCDPGVAVGWTQAPGGLEAYQRREAGAQAWLSVPWAGCCSEGWFQCRLDPGGQMASLYLVPEICCQTTPPALWTGSLVLGLLFLGFLAHRLRKRCRPAQ